One genomic segment of Prochlorococcus marinus str. MIT 0919 includes these proteins:
- a CDS encoding type IV pilin protein, which produces MNLIQAYLTSPRVQKILSEKSSQKGFSLVELVVVIAVLAILSAVAIPAFVGVQANARASAIKNGLVNTLKECVVREASMDTTTLSDAQSANGSYSGYKIIATVAADVSGAKGNGWSSADTCFAAKGQADAASTTDADFVISMKKATGEIYKWCEKEAPGCTSSKTWK; this is translated from the coding sequence GTGAATCTCATTCAAGCATATCTAACAAGCCCACGAGTTCAAAAAATCCTAAGCGAAAAGTCATCACAAAAAGGCTTTTCACTTGTTGAGCTAGTTGTTGTAATTGCTGTGTTAGCAATTCTATCAGCAGTTGCCATTCCAGCTTTTGTTGGAGTTCAAGCCAATGCAAGAGCATCAGCTATAAAAAATGGTCTCGTAAATACATTAAAAGAGTGTGTTGTGAGGGAAGCGAGTATGGACACAACAACGCTGTCAGATGCTCAATCTGCGAATGGTAGTTATTCTGGCTACAAAATTATTGCGACAGTAGCAGCTGATGTCAGTGGTGCTAAGGGAAATGGTTGGTCCTCTGCTGATACATGTTTTGCAGCCAAGGGTCAGGCTGATGCTGCTAGTACAACAGATGCAGATTTCGTAATTTCCATGAAAAAGGCTACAGGAGAGATATACAAATGGTGTGAAAAGGAAGCACCAGGCTGTACTTCTTCTAAGACTTGGAAATAA
- a CDS encoding prepilin peptidase, producing MTVIFVASFLIGLCFGSFINVLIWRLPRGESPILPRSYCPRCRSRLFWFENIPIVSWLMQKGRCNSCNGVISPRYPIVELFTALLFVICNFSYLYTEDIRLNFFVLVSGWILVCILLSLTFIDITHLILPQSLISLGYMFGTIYLLVSLIYFNFNLSYLFDHFLAAFFSYIIFEFIRLVGRQIYSKEVLGQGDSKLISMLGLWLGIKCTYIAIVLTFIISATYAIIGLTLKKIEIGKPYALGPFIAFSGFFVWIVGSEFYFANFL from the coding sequence ATGACAGTGATTTTTGTTGCTTCTTTTTTAATAGGACTATGCTTTGGCAGCTTTATTAATGTCCTGATTTGGCGACTACCTCGGGGTGAATCGCCAATATTACCTCGAAGTTATTGCCCCAGATGTAGATCTAGGCTTTTCTGGTTTGAGAATATTCCTATTGTAAGTTGGTTGATGCAAAAAGGTAGGTGTAATTCTTGCAATGGAGTAATTAGTCCTAGATACCCTATTGTTGAATTATTCACAGCACTATTATTTGTAATTTGTAATTTTAGTTATTTATATACTGAAGATATAAGATTAAACTTCTTTGTTTTGGTATCAGGTTGGATATTAGTATGTATTTTATTGTCGCTTACATTTATTGATATTACTCATTTAATACTTCCGCAGAGTTTAATAAGTCTTGGATATATGTTTGGAACTATTTATTTATTAGTTAGTTTAATTTACTTTAACTTTAATCTTTCTTATCTTTTTGATCATTTCTTAGCAGCATTCTTTTCTTATATAATATTTGAGTTTATTCGATTAGTAGGAAGACAAATTTATTCTAAGGAAGTTTTAGGCCAAGGTGATTCGAAACTGATTTCTATGCTTGGTTTATGGCTTGGAATTAAGTGCACTTATATAGCAATAGTATTGACTTTTATAATCTCTGCTACTTATGCAATCATAGGCCTAACTTTAAAAAAGATAGAGATAGGCAAACCATATGCCCTTGGTCCCTTTATAGCCTTCTCTGGATTCTTTGTGTGGATAGTTGGTTCTGAATTCTATTTTGCTAATTTCTTATAG
- a CDS encoding iron uptake porin, producing MKLFQQLLVAPAALGLVAPLAANAVEVNINDVANYANPEEQLVETTAQFSDVVPGDWAYTALQNLSESYGCVDNAYSQSLKSGQALTRFEAAALVNACLDGGLMASGHGLTSEASRLTNEFGSEMAILKGRVDGLEYKLNEYNAGQFSSTTLMSGDAVFSLGAVDGSTAGEKLHSVYAYGLNLTTSYTGKDSLDARIIAGNSGTEPLASLDSAESTTNQALTIDELSYTFPVGDFTVTAGPVMKQDGVISATLSTYSDAFYISNQPYSTGGTETGAGVGATYYFANDWNASLSFVGADSSDADNGIGTREGDDVITASLGYDGDTWGGGLLVSEGDKNGSDADYDSWGYGVYWSPEGNYPTFSFGFDTKDNEGTADEEAWTIAVDYAGFGPGTLSAAYQSVDDETNQLAKYEVYYNWEIADGIAIQPGLFTNEVANADDEIGVAVETFFKF from the coding sequence ATGAAGCTATTCCAGCAATTGCTGGTGGCTCCTGCTGCTTTGGGTCTTGTGGCACCTTTGGCTGCTAACGCAGTTGAAGTAAACATCAATGATGTTGCAAATTACGCCAACCCCGAAGAACAGCTTGTTGAAACCACAGCTCAATTCTCTGATGTTGTACCAGGAGATTGGGCTTATACAGCTCTTCAGAACCTTAGTGAAAGCTATGGTTGTGTAGATAATGCTTACAGCCAGAGCCTTAAGTCTGGTCAAGCTCTTACTCGTTTTGAGGCTGCTGCATTAGTTAATGCATGTCTTGATGGTGGCCTAATGGCTAGCGGACATGGTTTAACTTCTGAAGCTTCACGTCTTACCAATGAGTTTGGTTCAGAAATGGCCATTCTTAAAGGACGTGTAGACGGTCTTGAGTACAAACTTAACGAATACAATGCTGGTCAATTCTCTTCGACCACATTGATGTCCGGTGACGCAGTCTTCTCATTAGGTGCTGTTGACGGATCTACTGCAGGTGAAAAGCTTCACTCTGTTTATGCTTACGGTCTTAACTTAACTACAAGTTATACAGGTAAGGATTCACTAGACGCAAGAATCATCGCTGGTAACTCAGGAACTGAACCTCTTGCTTCTTTAGATAGTGCAGAGAGCACAACTAACCAAGCTCTTACCATTGACGAGCTTTCATATACATTCCCTGTTGGTGACTTCACAGTTACTGCTGGACCTGTAATGAAGCAAGACGGTGTTATCTCAGCAACACTGTCAACTTACTCAGACGCTTTCTACATTTCTAACCAACCTTATTCAACAGGTGGTACAGAAACTGGAGCTGGTGTCGGTGCTACATATTATTTTGCTAACGACTGGAATGCATCTCTATCTTTCGTAGGTGCTGACTCTTCCGACGCTGATAATGGTATTGGTACAAGAGAAGGTGATGATGTAATCACAGCTTCACTTGGTTATGACGGAGACACCTGGGGTGGTGGTTTGCTTGTCTCTGAAGGAGACAAGAATGGTTCCGATGCAGACTATGACTCATGGGGTTATGGTGTTTATTGGTCACCAGAAGGCAACTACCCAACATTCAGCTTTGGTTTTGACACCAAAGACAATGAAGGTACAGCTGATGAAGAAGCTTGGACAATTGCAGTTGATTATGCTGGATTCGGTCCAGGCACACTTAGTGCTGCCTACCAAAGCGTAGACGACGAGACAAACCAGCTAGCAAAATACGAAGTTTATTACAACTGGGAAATTGCTGATGGTATCGCCATACAGCCTGGCCTCTTCACAAACGAAGTAGCTAACGCTGATGACGAAATTGGTGTTGCTGTAGAAACTTTCTTCAAGTTCTAA